The sequence below is a genomic window from Babesia bigemina genome assembly Bbig001, chromosome : II.
CGCGGCTGCGTACGAGTACTACAAGGGGCCCATAAGCTCCGAAGACATCGACGACTTCTGCGCAACGTACAAGCACAGCCAAGCTGAAGAGGAGGACTTGCTGGAGTATTACAAAAAGTGAGTCCTGCACGGGCCTACATGACTCACCGTTCACAGGCATGACGGGGACATCATAGACATACTGTCGTACATTCCGCTGAGTGAGGCGGGCGATCTGGACCGTTTTGTGAAGTTCTACCAGGACAAAATTGAGTCTAAGGTAGGTCGCCACCTGGTGTCGCTGCATGCGTTGCAGGACCTGGAGTCAACAAAGCGTTTCGCCAAAACCAGCTCAGCCAAATCCGTCAAAGAGATAAAGCAGAAATACAAGAAGAGCATGCAGCGCGAGTCAAAGCGCGCGAAGTCCAGGTAGGTGCAACGACACGGTACCGTCTTCACAGCGCACAGTGGGAGCTTCGAGGAATTGACCGCGCAGATATTGGTGAGTGCCGCAGCCAAGAAACCACACGAACCGCAGGCTAATCGCAAGAAACGGCAAAACGATTTTACGTCGCTCATTGGCGACCTGGAGAAGAAATACGGAGCTAAGGTATAGTGTGCTGTGTTCAGCAGCCTACAACTGTGTGCAGAAACTTAAGAAGTAGTCACATCTTTGGGGGAATCTCCGGTATCTTCCCCTCCTGAACGGGCATTAAAATGTAACTTTAGCGGCCTACTTGGAATGCTCTGGCTGAGTATGCCGTTTTCATCCATGGCTCCAGTTTAGCGTTACAAGGGCGTGTTAGAGGTTCAATTTGTAGCGCCACGGGCTTGTTACCAAATCCACCACTTGTGTTGGTGCCGAAGAGTGTTATATTCGCGGGCGTACAGCTGGGATTTCCTAATGATGGTTTATTAAACCCGCTGAATGCTGATTGGTTCGTGGTCGTGGGCTCTGCTGGCGCCAGCCCGGCGCTTCCAGCCGCGGTAGCTTGACCGAACCCCGGTGAAGCACCGTTGGATTGCGTAGTAGGCTGACCAAACGTGGTAACGGCCTCCGCGTTCTTCCCGAAACCATTAGATGTAAACGACCCCGTGTTGAATGGTTGCGGCTGGGAGAGGCCGCTGGAACCAAATGCGCTACCCGTTTGCGATTGTTGTTGACAGAATCCGGCAGATGACAAACTGTTAGCGTTCTTGTTCTGCCCAAATCCGTTAGAGGTGAAAGCCCCTGTGTTGAACTGCTGCGCACCCTGTCCGAACGTCCCGAAGCCTGTTGAGCTTTGGCTTCCGAATCCGCCGGAAGCAAAGCCGCCAGGTGTTCCCATTGCATTAGCGCTACTCCCGAAAGCTGGCGTTGATGCGGCCGGCAGTTGCCCAAACGCAGGGGTAGTGGTGGGTGCTTGTGCTGTCTGTCCAAAACCGGTTGTAGTCGGTGCTTGTGCTGTCTGTCCAAAACCGGTTGTAGTCGGTGCTTGTGCTGTCTGTCCAAAACCGGTTGTAGTCGGTGCCTGTGCTGTCTGTCCAAAACCGGTGGTAGTGGATGGTTGCGTTGCTTGTCCAAAACCGGTGGTAGTGAACGCACCAGTACCTCCATTTTGGGAGCTTCCGAAGCCCGAGGCACTGCCTCCAAACGCTCCTACCTGCGAATTTGACGTTTGCCCGAAGCCACCCGAGGTGAACGTGTTGCCCGAGCTTTGGGGTTGTCCGAAGTTGTTCGAAACAAACGGCCCGGTGTTAAACTGTGGCATTCCCGAGCTGGATGATCCGAATCCGCTGCTGCTTTGAGCGCCTAATGTATTCGCCGCGAAGGGGCTGCTCGCATTGTTAGTGGACGAGCCGAATCCGGAAGAGGTGAATCCCGTAACGTTGCTCTGCTGCCCGAAGCCATTGCTCGTGAAACCGCCGCCAGTTGAGAGGCCGGTATTGCCGAAGGCCGAGCCAATATTAGTGGAACCGAAGCTTGTATTCATGACGTTGGCTCCTGAGCCGAATCCGGCGGCCGCCGAATTAGCGGAGCCGAAGGCCGCTTGAGGCAGCATTGCCGACGTCGCTCCGAAACCGCCGGAGctcatcatacccgttgcAGGAGCTCCTCCTGAAATTACCGGTAAAATAACGGCGCCATATATACAAACCGAAGGGCATTTGTGACGAACCGGCGGCTACGTTCGCTCCAACGCCGGAGCCGGCCCCGAAAATTCCtgcagccgcagttggcgcaGGCTGGCCTCCCCCGAAGCTTCCAATCGGAGGTTGAGCCGCCTGCTGATTGCCGAAGAATGCCATCTACATATGTAGTGAAAGGCGCTGCCAGCGGAGCCGACTCGCGCACGCTAACCGCAAGACATGTGTGTATAGCGAAACATTAGATAAGTGCGCCGTCCATGTTGACCTTCGTGGCCTTGCTTGGAGTCTTACGGCGAGCTTCTATGACCCGGAACATCTGGGTGAGCTTGGAGTTGATGCGCTCCTGGTTGACAATGATGCTGCCCATCTGGTTCTTGTGTTGCGAGAACTTCTGCAACTGCTTGCGATCTTTGTCGTCGCCCTCGATCGACAAAACAGACGACTTCATGGGCATGGAGTAGTCCTGCTGCATCTCCGCATAGTTCGACGCGAGGCCGAGCATCGGCCGGACCCACTTCTGCACGATGGCCCTGATGAGCACCCTGTTCGAGTCGCACTCATCCGGGTGCTTCCACAGCGCCACCACATTCCTCCCCAAGTCGTTGTCCCTTAGGTCAGTCGACTGGAAGGGCAGCTGCAATGCGATTTGCAGGACCTTGGTCCTGACGCTGAGGGTGGGCAGGGATCCGTCCGGCAGGGGCGCGATCCAGCTGGCCAGCGCTACCGCGCCACCCTCTGCGATGCACCAGTTTCGCCATGCGGGTTTGCTGAACTCCGAAATGTCATTGAGCATCTTGAGCTTGTTGAGACCCGTCTTGCCTTGCTGCACCGCCTCAAcgtcggcggtggcggccgcAATCATCTTGTCTATCAGCTGCCGACAGTAATGCTGGCACTCCTCGGTGGTGATCTGCACGTTCTTCTTCTTGCGCTCTTTCACGCGCTTCAGCACCTCGTCGAAATACAGCTTGCCCGCGCTGGGCGCCTTCTTCTTCGGGATCTTGCGCTCCTCCAcctcgtcgtcatcgtAGTAGTCCGCATCCAGGTGGTTCTTGCTGAAATCGCCAGCAGATGGCACGAAATCGCCATCCTGATCCTCAGATTTCTTTGACGTGCTCTTTTTACGCTGGGTCTTTTTCTTCTTGGGGATTTTTATGCTGTCGTCCACCTGCTGTTCCGCCTCCTGGCTCACATTAGCGGACGCTTCACGCGAGGATGAACCGTGTTTCCTGAGACGCCTGTGTTTAGGGGTGGGCCGTTCTTCGCTTTCGGGCGTGTCAGGCTCTGGCGCCGGCTCCGGTACCGAGGACGTTTGAGACGGGGTCACGTCGACTGGCTCCTCGACCACCTCTTCCTGGTCGGCGGCAGGCGTCGTCTCATTGTTCGACTGTGAAAGATCGTTGCTAGACGGTGGCAGTTCATTGTTAGTTGGTGATGACTCGTCATCCGAACGATCGAATTGAGCCTCCTCCTCATCGTCCCCCAAATCGACCAGTTCGGGTGAGCGCGGTCGCTCCGACGGAGTTCGGTCGCCCGGGTCTTGCAACGGTTCAGAATCGTCGGCCATTTTTACGCTATTATTTGTTGCATCTGCAGTTCCGCAAAAGCATGGCGGGTCTCTGCCTCGGCGCGGGGCTGCCGACGTTTTCAGTGGTGAGGGTGGTGGACAGGAGCTCGTGGGCAACTACTGTGCTACACTAATTATTTCCGTCTGTCAATTTTAACAGATCTATGTACTGCACACCCAGGATTCCCAGCGCCTTTCGGCGCTGGACGTCGAAGATGTGCTCCGCAAACCTGTCTCCCCCGCCTACGCCGCTGAGGGTGTGCACGAACAGCAATGCGATATGCGAATCCTCGTCGCCGAAAAGGCCAACATGACACATGTAGGGGCCGAAGTTGAAGTTACGCCTGACCCTTTTGACCTCGAAGAGGGGGCGGTCAACGTTGCCTGCAAGCTCCCTGAACGACGTCCTGCTGTTCAGCGGCTTTGCCTCCCCAACCTCTTCCAGGTACCTACACAGCGAATCGCTCTGCTTTGATCCCTGTAGCCAAGCAGCGACGTCCCACAGTTCCACATGATGCCTTTGCTGACAACACAGTTCGGCCAGCGCAACCTCgggtagcagctgcagcagaagTCGCGGCGTGTCTTGCATGAAAAAAAGCTTGGCATGGGCGACGCCGCTGTTTACCGGAACGATTGGTATCTGTGACGAGGCGTTCAGGTATTCCAGAACCTCGCTGACCACTGGGTCGGTGCTGTCTTTGGGGTGGAAAAGCCGCCCACACGCCCCGGCGTAGAACGACTGCTTCAGTACCTTCATAATAGGCTCATCCGACGCATTTTTAAGCATCGAGGCGATAAAGTTGTCGCGTATCAGGCACATGAACATAACGTAACGCACGGCAAGCGCATCTTTCTCGACGTCGGCAGCGGTAGCTCCGAGTGCCTTACTCCTCAACCACGCAAAAATCGGGTCGGCATCACACCCGCCAGTCGACTCCGTCATTGCCAGACGTAGTGCCGTCATAGTCGGTATATCGTTACCCGACTTAGCTGCACTAGACGGCGAGGCCTCGCACTCTCGCTCGAAGATGTCTAGGATTCCTAGCGCCGCCATATGGAACTTCACGGGTTCCCAGTATTCCTCCGCCCTGGCGTTGCCGTCGGACATGTCCCTGAGATGTGAAGCCAGGATTAGAATGGCATTTAGCATCCTTCTGTCTGCGATCACTTCCCGTTGAGCGCTCACGTTAACAATAAAAAGCAAAAAGTCCTTCATGGCCGGTGTGACGTTGTCCGTACCAACGCCGCATCTGAAGCTGTCAATTTGCCTCATCATAGGCTCATATCCGAGCTTTGTGAGCCTGTAAAGGGCGCCGTAATGCCACAGCTTCAGATTATCTAATGGAGCTTGTCCATCCTTGCCGAAGAGCGGCTTCACAAAATCGCCGTAATCGTCCGTCTTAACCATGTTGTTCCACGTGTTTTGCAAACTGGTTAACTGCTGGCCCGTAAGGTCGCAGGTCGACGAATCCATGTAAAGTTTGATGTATTGCAGGTTGCCCACCAAGGAGAAAGGTCCTAGCAGATGCAGGTTGGCGTTCAGGTCGGCGAGGCACTTGCTGATGAAACAATGGTCCAAGCCGCGTAAGAATGTCATGAAGGTGAACAGCAACTTCGCGGTCAGGCTGGGCACGTAAGCAGCCTCGGTCTTGTACAGTGTCTCCTTGAAGTCAAAGAGTGCCCCGACGAGCTGGTCCACTACGGCCGAAGGAAGGCTAGGCGCAACCAGAGCGAAGTTGTAAAACACATGAGCTGCTTGCACATGCGTGAAATTGTGCATAGAGCTCGATAGCCTTCGCGCAATGTGCTCCGTGATGCCCATCTCCGAACAGAGCGGCATCGCTGCGGAAACCGCCAGCATCGTTTTGGGGCTCAGATGGCTGACCGCATGGGGCTGCTCAGTGAGCACCCTTAGCACAGTGAGGACCGCACGGTGCTGTCTACCTGTGTGTGACATCCTAACGATGTTAGCGTTCAGGATCCGGTGGACGGTGTCATCCATCAACGACGTCGCGTCGAAATCCGGCTTCGACAGCGCGGTGGCAACTACGTTGTTCATGTAATCAAATGCGCTCATCTCGAACTCCCTCAGGTGCGTGAGACTCCACAGAACGTGCGAAGCCTTGTCGACGTTCCACCCCTCGGCGGCCAGTATGGCCAGGTTAAGCTTCTGCCTCACCTCGGCGATATCCCTGCACCGCCACTTGCTCAGTGCGGCGCATATCTTGGCCGCGTGCTGCGCGTTCGGGAATTCGTCGTTGAGGAAGCAGCTCCGCAGCGCCGTTTTCGCCAAACGGTGCCAATGGTGCTGTCTAGAGTGGTGCCATCCCGCAAGTGACCGCTGCAGCACGATGATGCGATTATCGACACTGTAGGATAGTAGTCGATCGGCCATGCGCTCGCAGAGCCATTCGCTCTGGGTCTTCTCGAACTGGCCTTCTGACGGTTGATCTGATGCAAGCAGTTTGCCCTTCTTCGCCagggcggtggcggcgaaGATGACTGCATTCGTCTCTCTGAGAAACAAGTAAAACAACGATTTCTCGTCATTTTCTAGCACTATTCCACGTTCCTTAGACGGAGGTTGAGCCGTGGAAATCGACGAAGGCGCCACTTCAGAGCTTTCATGCTGTGTCTTTTTAGCCCTGGATTGTAAGATGGCGTCGATGGCCTCAAAATCGAAAGGCGGCGGCTCGTACGCTCCAGCGGCAAGTTCTGCGTTGGCTGGGATGACGTTGCGGGCATGGGTGCTCAGTGCCCGCCATCGTAGGAGCCGACGGCAGAACATGCCGCGGCTTTAGCTAAGGTGATGTGCAGCCGTCTTTACACCATGGTAGTGCGAGCGGTACCACGACGGGGCATCAAAATCGGCGCAACACACGCATATCGATCGTATGTATAAGATTCCAGCGAGATCGAAGCCAGCAAGCGTCGCGTGGTATGGTTTTGTGACTGCGGGACTTGCGCTTCCCCACCCATTGCCGGCTGCTCGTCAGTAGACTTGTTCTTTCGCACACATATGGCGGGAGATGGAGGTACATTTTAAAACTAGGATGGATGACTCCGGCGTGAAGCCATACATGCGGGTACGTTTAAGCCTATATCGATGTGTACACTGTTGCGTAGGCCGAGTCCAGCGATACCGGAAAAGAGACGGCGACATCTCAGGCAAGTGACACTGTTGAGGAGGAGAAAGTGAGACCTGTTACCCCGATCGGTAGGTTGCGCCTCTGCGAGCTTTCCTCATCCGCGCTCAGAGTACGATGAGTCGGATGATCCACTGTTGAATACCAACTGGTGCCGTCCCTTGGAATGGTTAGCGCACGAGTTCCTTCACGACAGTACGGCACTATGGATCTTCGCCGTGCACGTATCCGTGTTCTTCATCGCCATCTGCTTCGGTCCATGTAAGTTCCTCCCCTTTCGCGTTAATGACCGTCAGTGACCCTGCCGCTGCGTGCGAAGTTCTCCAGCAGTATGGAATCTTTTCTGTCGGAGAGCATGGTTGTGGATTCGGTAATGGACTGGTTGCGCCTCTCAACGTTTTGCAGGTCGAGGCCGTGGACATGCTCAACGACAACTTATCGCATTTCCAGACCATCCGCAATGGTCTCTGTTTCCTCTTAACAACGCTGGCTGCGTTCGCCTGCACGTTGGTTGGAGTCATGAGTGTGAGGTGAGCTGATAGGGTGTGGTTGCTGCATGCCGTAGGTACGTCGCCATCAAGCTGCTCGTACAACCGCTGTTCTACATTTCGCGCCTTGCGGTTGTGGTGACTTACGCCGTTGATCCAGCCGCGGCGTATTGTGTCTGGACTATCGTAAACTACACCCTGTTCCGCAAGTACACCGTTCCAGGTATGTGCGATGTGCGTAGCAACTGACGAATGCGCAGTGTATGACGGAACCTCCTTGCTGTATTACCGCTTCGAGATTTTCGGCGAAAGTTTCTCGAAACTGCATGAGATTGACCTGCGTTGCTACGCCTGGGCGAATTCGGCATTCCAGCTGCTAATTCTAATATCGATGAGGAAGCTTGTGCTCAGCTCGTTGCTGTTCCTCTTCGAGGTGAGCTTTTTGCCAAACTACAG
It includes:
- a CDS encoding DnaJ protein, putative, with amino-acid sequence MGNGKLYEILGVESSASTRDIVKAYRIAALKTHPDKLAGLSEEEREKASASFVQLQHAYEILKDEERRKQYDDFGSVTEGWEGEEQAAFAAAYEYYKGPISSEDIDDFCATYKHSQAEEEDLLEYYKKHDGDIIDILSYIPLSEAGDLDRFVKFYQDKIESKDLESTKRFAKTSSAKSVKEIKQKYKKSMQRESKRAKSSGSFEELTAQILVSAAAKKPHEPQANRKKRQNDFTSLIGDLEKKYGAKKLKK